In Megalopta genalis isolate 19385.01 chromosome 7, iyMegGena1_principal, whole genome shotgun sequence, a single window of DNA contains:
- the LOC117219840 gene encoding putative RNA methyltransferase CG11342 codes for MDDVATTPSVERQKDKTDPGASRHGNFMDYYQFHPAEERVRQLPCDVWRPAHPGRKYVGLDVGCNVGKLTYMLHEFLEKSLDQKEVCLLGVDLDPILIEQAQERNPRPHRIIFDHLDFCDDDSNRTLEEYLRRFEKPRFDVVFCFSLTMWIHLNHGDKGLIKFLRKACSLAEMIVIEPQLWKSYAKASRRLRRSKGEDFPLLKTLKLRGDPAAHIQRILTELCNFRRVTVTAANEWKRSILIYERT; via the exons ATGGACGACGTTGCTACGACACCATCCGTGGAAAGACAGAAGGATAAGACGGATCCGGGCGCTAGTCGGCACGGGAACTTCATGGATTATTACCAATTCCATCCTGCGGAAGAGCGCGTGCGACAACTTCCGTGTGACGTGTGGCGGCCAGCCCATCCGGGCCGGAAATACGTAGGCCTAGACGTCGGCTGTAACGTGGGG AAGCTGACGTACATGTTGCACGAGTTCCTGGAGAAGTCCTTAGATCAAAAGGAGGTTTGTCTCCTTGGCGTGGACCTTGATCCAATTTTAATCGAGCAAGCACAGGAACGTAATCCGCGACCGCATCGGATTATATTCGACCACCTCGATTTCTGCGACGATGACAGCAATCGGACGCTGGAAGAGTATCTTCGCCGGTTCGAGAAGCCACGTTTCGACGTCGTGTTCTGTTTCTCTCTGACGATGTGGATCCACCTGAATCACGGAGACAAAGGATTGATCAAATTCCTGCGGAAGGCTTGCTCGTTAGCGGAGATGATCGTGATCGAGCCGCAACTATGGAAATCTTATGCGAAAGCGTCCAGGAGACTAAGACGATCCAAAGGCGAGGATTTTCCGCTGTTGAAAACATTAAAACTGAGGGGGGATCCCGCAGCACATATTCAAAGAATATTAACCGAGTTATGTAATTTCCGAAGAGTGACGGTCACTGCCGCCAATGAGTGGAAGCGAAGTATATTAATTTATGAGAGAACGTGA
- the LOC117219847 gene encoding BPTF-associated chromatin complex component 1 isoform X1, translating into MAIPYISFFGLWRITTTEIDMNSASKVGEIFTAAGAAFNKLGELTMQLHPTTDSPAGKWTDEEIEMLRHSVKTFSEDLNKISEHIKGRTVSQIRTTLKKKAFEEAGVPIRQQLMSQQQSAQQSTVVQQQQVSKQQSGNQGMMGKSAEVTLNMLNAPESEVDVEGLPEECQVKLEFEGATEEVAS; encoded by the exons ATGGCAATACCGTACATAAGTTTCTTCGGGTTATGGCGAATTACGACAACAGAAATTGACATGAACTCTGCGAGCAAG GTTGGTGAGATTTTCACCGCAGCCGGTGCAGCATTCAATAAACTCGGAGAATTAACTATGCAGCTACACCCGACGACGGATTCACCTGCAGG TAAATGGACTGACGAGGAAATTGAGATGCTCCGTCACTCGGTAAAGACCTTCAGTGAAGATTTGAACAAAATAAGTGAGCACATCAAGGGACGAACGGT TTCACAGATTCGAACAACGCTGAAAAAAAAAGCATTCGAGGAGGCGGGTGTGCCGATTAGACAACAGCTTATGTCCCAGCAACAGTCGGCGCAGCAGTCGACGGTTGTGCAGCAGCAACAAGTATCAAAACAACAATCCGGAAACCAAGGGATGATGGGTAAATCGGCGGAAGTAACGTTAAATATGTTAAACGCCCCGGAATCGGAGGTGGACGTTGAAGGACTACCGGAGGAGTGTCAAGTGAAACTTGAATTTGAGGGTGCGACTGAAGAAGTTGCATCTTAA
- the LOC117219847 gene encoding BPTF-associated chromatin complex component 1 isoform X2 yields MAIPYISFFGLWRITTTEIDMNSASKVGEIFTAAGAAFNKLGELTMQLHPTTDSPAGSQIRTTLKKKAFEEAGVPIRQQLMSQQQSAQQSTVVQQQQVSKQQSGNQGMMGKSAEVTLNMLNAPESEVDVEGLPEECQVKLEFEGATEEVAS; encoded by the exons ATGGCAATACCGTACATAAGTTTCTTCGGGTTATGGCGAATTACGACAACAGAAATTGACATGAACTCTGCGAGCAAG GTTGGTGAGATTTTCACCGCAGCCGGTGCAGCATTCAATAAACTCGGAGAATTAACTATGCAGCTACACCCGACGACGGATTCACCTGCAGG TTCACAGATTCGAACAACGCTGAAAAAAAAAGCATTCGAGGAGGCGGGTGTGCCGATTAGACAACAGCTTATGTCCCAGCAACAGTCGGCGCAGCAGTCGACGGTTGTGCAGCAGCAACAAGTATCAAAACAACAATCCGGAAACCAAGGGATGATGGGTAAATCGGCGGAAGTAACGTTAAATATGTTAAACGCCCCGGAATCGGAGGTGGACGTTGAAGGACTACCGGAGGAGTGTCAAGTGAAACTTGAATTTGAGGGTGCGACTGAAGAAGTTGCATCTTAA
- the LOC117219860 gene encoding lysosomal dipeptide transporter MFSD1 isoform X2: MEGGILESPETTMDRTDDEIALQGFCSPKRLPFRFVGLTLMSVVGFGAYFCFDNPSALQDNFKTDLQMSTSKFVLLYSIYSWPNVILCFIGGYLLDSIFGIRLGTIIYMALTLIGHLIFATGALVNAFWLMMLGRFVFGIGSESLAVAQNSYAVLWFKGKELNMVFGLQLSFARVGSTVNFLIMEPIYQFVNQYYKGPECIGLILFLASLTLVVSLICACVLGAMDKRAETLLRRGDGQLPKVISLTDVKDFKPIFWLITFICIAYYVSIFPFIALGKVFFERKYSFEPSNANAVNSLVYSISAIASPIFGYVVDRTGRNVLWVFIGIFATIVAHGLLAFTYESPYVCMILMGLAYSMLASSLWPLIALVTPEYQLGTAFGIAQAAQNLGMAVANIVAGLIVDKSGYFMLEIFFLVWLWISLITSVAIWLLDVAVHDGYLNMSPDQREKYDKLRRTPESLEREKLLSAESTSDLSTDDLLQPQSDVPPCTKSTPIRQPLR, from the exons ATGGAAGGAGGCATATTGGAAAGTCCAGAAACAACAATGGACAGAACGGACGATGAAATTGCTCTTCAAGGATTTTGTAGCCCTAAAAGGCTCCCGTTCAGATTTGTTGGGTTAACATTAATGAGCGTAGTAGGCTTTG gTGCTTATTTCTGTTTCGACAATCCTTCAGCATTACAAGATAATTTTAAAACGGACCTGCAGATGTCAACCAGCAAATTTGTATTATTGTACTCCATTTATTCATGGCCGAATGTGATTCTTTGTTTTATTGGAGGATATCTGTTGGACAGCATTTTTGGTATAAGGCTGGGCACTATTATATACATGGCCTTGACTTTAATTGGTCATCTTATATTCGCGACTGGAGCTTTAGTAAACGCTTTTTGGCTTATGATGCTCGGTCGATTTGTTTTTGG TATAGGCTCAGAATCATTGGCAGTTGCTCAGAACAGTTATGCCGTATTGTGGTTTAAAGGAAAAGAATTGAATATGGTGTTTGGCTTGCAACTGAGCTTTGCTCGAGTTGGTTCAACAGTAAACTTTTTGATCATGGAACCAATCTATCAATTTGTAAACCAGTATTATAAAGGACCAGAATGTATCGGGCTTATACTCTTTCTGGCTTCTTTAACTCTTGTAGTGTCTCTGATCTGTGCATGTGTATTGGGTGCCATGGATAAACGAGCCGAGACATTATTAAGAAGGGGAGATGGACAACTGCCCAAAGTTATCAGTCTCACAGACGTTAAAGACTTTAAACCTATATTCTGGTTAATCACTTTCATTTGCATTGCCTACTATGTTTCAATATTTCCATTCATTGCTTTAGGCAA GGTATTTTTCGAACGGAAATACTCATTTGAGCCATCCAATGCGAATGCGGTGAATTCCCTCGTGTATTCCATATCTGCTATTGCATCACCCATTTTCGGATATGTTGTCGATAGAACAGGAAGGAATGTGTTATGGGTATTTATTGGTATTTTTGCAACTATAGTGGCTCATGGATTACTTGCATTCACATATGAAAGTCCCTACGTGTGCATGATCCTCATGGGATTAGCGTACTCCATGCTTGCCAGTAGTTTATGGCCGTTAATTGCACTTGTTACTCCAGAATATCAGCTTGGTACTGCTTTTGGGAT AGCCCAAGCTGCACAGAATCTAGGTATGGCAGTAGCTAATATCGTAGCTGGATTAATTGTGGATAAAAGTGGATACTTTATGCTTGAGATATTTTTCTTGGTTTGGCTATGGA TTTCCCTGATAACTTCTGTTGCGATCTGGTTGCTAGACGTAGCAGTACACGATGGTTATCTAAATATGTCGCCGGACCAAAGAGAAAAATATGACAAACTTCGACGTACACCAGAAAGTCTCGAAAGGGAAAAACTTTTATCGGCCGAATCTACTTCAGATTTATCAACTGACGATCTTTTACAACCACAGTCTGAC GTACCTCCATGTACAAAATCCACGCCAATACGTCAACCTTTACGATGA
- the LOC117219860 gene encoding lysosomal dipeptide transporter MFSD1 isoform X1, with protein sequence MEGGILESPETTMDRTDDEIALQGFCSPKRLPFRFVGLTLMSVVGFGAYFCFDNPSALQDNFKTDLQMSTSKFVLLYSIYSWPNVILCFIGGYLLDSIFGIRLGTIIYMALTLIGHLIFATGALVNAFWLMMLGRFVFGIGSESLAVAQNSYAVLWFKGKELNMVFGLQLSFARVGSTVNFLIMEPIYQFVNQYYKGPECIGLILFLASLTLVVSLICACVLGAMDKRAETLLRRGDGQLPKVISLTDVKDFKPIFWLITFICIAYYVSIFPFIALGKVFFERKYSFEPSNANAVNSLVYSISAIASPIFGYVVDRTGRNVLWVFIGIFATIVAHGLLAFTYESPYVCMILMGLAYSMLASSLWPLIALVTPEYQLGTAFGIAQAAQNLGMAVANIVAGLIVDKSGYFMLEIFFLVWLWISLITSVAIWLLDVAVHDGYLNMSPDQREKYDKLRRTPESLEREKLLSAESTSDLSTDDLLQPQSDVSIRNRYLSRIGAMVPPCTKSTPIRQPLR encoded by the exons ATGGAAGGAGGCATATTGGAAAGTCCAGAAACAACAATGGACAGAACGGACGATGAAATTGCTCTTCAAGGATTTTGTAGCCCTAAAAGGCTCCCGTTCAGATTTGTTGGGTTAACATTAATGAGCGTAGTAGGCTTTG gTGCTTATTTCTGTTTCGACAATCCTTCAGCATTACAAGATAATTTTAAAACGGACCTGCAGATGTCAACCAGCAAATTTGTATTATTGTACTCCATTTATTCATGGCCGAATGTGATTCTTTGTTTTATTGGAGGATATCTGTTGGACAGCATTTTTGGTATAAGGCTGGGCACTATTATATACATGGCCTTGACTTTAATTGGTCATCTTATATTCGCGACTGGAGCTTTAGTAAACGCTTTTTGGCTTATGATGCTCGGTCGATTTGTTTTTGG TATAGGCTCAGAATCATTGGCAGTTGCTCAGAACAGTTATGCCGTATTGTGGTTTAAAGGAAAAGAATTGAATATGGTGTTTGGCTTGCAACTGAGCTTTGCTCGAGTTGGTTCAACAGTAAACTTTTTGATCATGGAACCAATCTATCAATTTGTAAACCAGTATTATAAAGGACCAGAATGTATCGGGCTTATACTCTTTCTGGCTTCTTTAACTCTTGTAGTGTCTCTGATCTGTGCATGTGTATTGGGTGCCATGGATAAACGAGCCGAGACATTATTAAGAAGGGGAGATGGACAACTGCCCAAAGTTATCAGTCTCACAGACGTTAAAGACTTTAAACCTATATTCTGGTTAATCACTTTCATTTGCATTGCCTACTATGTTTCAATATTTCCATTCATTGCTTTAGGCAA GGTATTTTTCGAACGGAAATACTCATTTGAGCCATCCAATGCGAATGCGGTGAATTCCCTCGTGTATTCCATATCTGCTATTGCATCACCCATTTTCGGATATGTTGTCGATAGAACAGGAAGGAATGTGTTATGGGTATTTATTGGTATTTTTGCAACTATAGTGGCTCATGGATTACTTGCATTCACATATGAAAGTCCCTACGTGTGCATGATCCTCATGGGATTAGCGTACTCCATGCTTGCCAGTAGTTTATGGCCGTTAATTGCACTTGTTACTCCAGAATATCAGCTTGGTACTGCTTTTGGGAT AGCCCAAGCTGCACAGAATCTAGGTATGGCAGTAGCTAATATCGTAGCTGGATTAATTGTGGATAAAAGTGGATACTTTATGCTTGAGATATTTTTCTTGGTTTGGCTATGGA TTTCCCTGATAACTTCTGTTGCGATCTGGTTGCTAGACGTAGCAGTACACGATGGTTATCTAAATATGTCGCCGGACCAAAGAGAAAAATATGACAAACTTCGACGTACACCAGAAAGTCTCGAAAGGGAAAAACTTTTATCGGCCGAATCTACTTCAGATTTATCAACTGACGATCTTTTACAACCACAGTCTGACGTTAGCATCAGAAATCGTTATCTATCTCGTATCGGAGCAATG GTACCTCCATGTACAAAATCCACGCCAATACGTCAACCTTTACGATGA